In the Helianthus annuus cultivar XRQ/B chromosome 11, HanXRQr2.0-SUNRISE, whole genome shotgun sequence genome, one interval contains:
- the LOC110875307 gene encoding serine/arginine repetitive matrix protein 1-like produces MGSSSQPKKKQKKVVKTLLIDEPEDEELVVNVEEDPYADIDQVMFNVDDLVTEQVANVEAEKEKVLDDVEGDDVNKSTTSSSSSSDEGIDETEHQRRIQEATEKEKQLRKRKRQEKDDAAYVPSPEHISESQSPSSVKKKEGARKRIVSPKIKKVTPKITKSKIVLKKKLSKESRKPPHEPTPHQSPIQSPPHQSPRRQPSPPKQPTPPRQPSPLHLSPLHLSPPQQQTLFTS; encoded by the coding sequence ATGGGGTCATCATCGCAGCCAAAGAAGAAACAGAAGAAAGTGGTAAAGACGTTGTTGATTGATGAGCCTGAGGATGAAGAGCTGGTGGTAAATGTGGAAGAAGATCCATATGCTGATATTGATCAAGTGATGTTTAATGTTGATGATTTAGTGACTGAGCAAGTAGCTAATGTAGAAGCTGAGAAAGAGAAAGTTCTTGATGATGTCGAAGGTGATGATGTTAATAAAAGTACTACAAGCTCTTCGAGTTCTTCTGATGAAGGAATAGATGAGACTGAACATCAAAGAAGAATTCAAGAAGCTACAGAGAAAGAGAAACAATTAAGGAAGAGGAAGAGACAGGAGAAAGATGATGCTGCATACGTACCATCTCCTGAGCACATTTCTGAATCTCAATCACCTTCGAGTGTTAAAAAGAAAGAAGGAGCAAGAAAAAGGATTGTATCTCCGAAGATTAAGAAAGTTACTCCGAAGATTACAAAGTCGAAGATTGTTTTAAAGAAGAAACTTTCCAAAGAATCAAGGAAACCACCACATGAGCCTACACCACATCAATCGCCAATACAATCACCACCACATCAATCACCTCGACGACAACCTTCTCCACCAAAACAACCTACACCACCGAGACAACCTTCACCATTACATCTTTCACCGCTACATCtctcaccaccacaacaacaaaccTTATTCACATCTTAA
- the LOC110875308 gene encoding zinc finger CCCH domain-containing protein 15 homolog, producing the protein MDDVLNENKIVAAESKKVADREKILEMHVKRLESDNKALLKKIDTDQTEIDFLKVRVAELEEEKARRDEQNKYFEMKNKELEAAKAMKEHEFYMLNKVVENMLGKLIEQRFEEIAVEEHRAKHQAKIDAQMKDMGKGVESSVAVAESSIVPSLVIENPVPISSVSAIFEEHVSLEDLAGDDDEENDEEDDDEEGDEDEEDDDDEKLFSASSHGFDDDNDDDDNQGGMGIKVTKQSSERSVDDYLNDTMNEETGGAEGKGEHGDDQNVEHVEK; encoded by the coding sequence ATGTGTTGAATGAAAACAAAATAGTTGCAGCTGAAAGCAAGAAGGTAGCTGATCGTGAAAAGATTCTCGAAATGCATGTGAAGAGATTAGAGTCTGACAACAAGGCATTGTTAAAGAAGATTGATACAGATCAGACTGAGATTGATTTCCTTAAAGTGCGAGTGGCTGAACTAGAAGAAGAAAAGGCTCGCAGAGATGAGCAGAACAAATATTTCGAGATGAAAAACAAAGAGCTTGAAGCTGCAAAAGCAATGAAAGAACATGAGTTTTACATGTTAAACAAAGTTGTTGAGAATATGCTTGGAAAGTTAATAGAACAAAGATTTGAGGAGATTGCAGTTGAAGAACATAGAGCTAAACACCAAGCTAAGATTGACGCACAAATGAAAGATATGGGAAAAGGTGTTGAAAGCAGTGTGGCAGTAGCTGAAAGTTCAATTGTTCCATCTCTTGTTATTGAGAATCCAGTTCCTATATCCTCCGTATCAGCAATCTTTGAAGAACATGTATCACTGGAAGATCTTGCTGGTGATGACGATGAAGAAAATGATGAGGAGGATGACGATGAAGAGGGTGATGAAGATgaggaagatgacgatgatgaaaAACTTTTCTCTGCTAGCAGTCATGGTTTCGATGATGACAATGACGATGATGATAATCAGGGTGGTATGGGAATCAAAGTGACTAAACAGTCAAGTGAAAGGAGTGTTGATGATTACTTGAATGATACTATGAATGAAGAGACAGGGGGGGCTGAAGGAAAGGGGGAGCATGGTGATGATCAAAATGTAGAACATGTTGAAAAGTAA